The Thermodesulfovibrionales bacterium genome contains the following window.
TCGGCTGAAGTTGCGACCTTCAGGGCGTCGATGGCCGACCTGTTTTCGGGGTCCGCCATCACAACCTTCAGGACATCGTTCTTCAACTCCAGGGGAACGACGAGGTGCTCCCGGATAAATCTGGCTGATATCCCGTTAAGGACAAAGGGCACCTTCGGCAGGTCTTCAGGTTCCAGGTATTGCAGGCCTTTGATCAAAATAACCTCTCAATTTCAATGAGTCATTCTATTGTAGCACAAAAGGGCGCTAATAGGCCCCGTCCATCTTTGCGACAACCTTGAGTGTCTTGAAGAGGATCGCTATGTCAAGCCAGAGAGACCAGTTCCTGATATACCATGCATCCAGTTTCACACGCCGGTCGTAATCCGTATTGCTCCTGCCCGAAACCTGCCAGAGGCCTGTGATTCCCGGAGGGACGCAAAAACAGAGCGCAGCCGTATCTTTGTAGTACGTCTCAACCTCGAAATGCGTCACCGGTCGCGGCCCTACGAGACTCATGGTTCCCTGAAGGACGTTGAACAATTGCGGCAATTCGTCCAGGGACGTTTTTCTCAGAAAACGGCCTGTCCTTGTAATCCTCGGATCGTCCTTCAGTTTCCATGTCGTCTCCCATTCTGCACGGAGGTCCTCATCGTTTTCGAGGAGCTCTTTGAGCTTTTCCTCGGCATCCTTATGCATTGTCCTGAACTTGTAACATCTGAAGACCTTTCCGTTCTTGCCGACTCTCTCGTGAGCGTATATCGCCGGACCGGAAGTTTCGAGTCTGATCAAGGCGGCAAAAGCTCCGATGAGGGGAAGCACAACGGGTAGGAACAATACCGAGAAGAAGACGTCAAATCCTCTTTTAATCGCCCTATTTGTTAGCGACTTGAGGTTGTTCTTGATATTCATGAGAAATATCTCTTCATAGAAGAGATGGAGAAGATCCGTATTCAGCAGCGCAATTCCTCTGAGGTCGGGAATAACGATTGTGTTAACGGCATGATTCTGGACACTGGCTGTGAGTGACGTGAGTCTTTGCGGTGTTAAAGTCGGTATCGCGATAATTACCGTCTTAATACCGAGCTCATTGACGTACCTCGAGAAGTATTTCACCCTGCCGAAGACCTTCTT
Protein-coding sequences here:
- the wbaP gene encoding undecaprenyl-phosphate galactose phosphotransferase WbaP, with product MMEIATMIRRLAKILCLVVIDLCAFYVSLFIAWSLRAGMVPYFISNLPPFNFSYTYFISLWWIPFIYVFFMFYEGLYDSNMPFWDETREMVKSLSLGTLTVMAIVTLGKIGSDNISRLVLLGMWVASLFVFPIFRLLGKRFLYNTGLWRERALILGAGNAGRLAMEGLQREKHMGYDVIGFLDDDESKKGTIIGGKKVFGRVKYFSRYVNELGIKTVIIAIPTLTPQRLTSLTASVQNHAVNTIVIPDLRGIALLNTDLLHLFYEEIFLMNIKNNLKSLTNRAIKRGFDVFFSVLFLPVVLPLIGAFAALIRLETSGPAIYAHERVGKNGKVFRCYKFRTMHKDAEEKLKELLENDEDLRAEWETTWKLKDDPRITRTGRFLRKTSLDELPQLFNVLQGTMSLVGPRPVTHFEVETYYKDTAALCFCVPPGITGLWQVSGRSNTDYDRRVKLDAWYIRNWSLWLDIAILFKTLKVVAKMDGAY